The following are encoded in a window of Platichthys flesus chromosome 19, fPlaFle2.1, whole genome shotgun sequence genomic DNA:
- the mapkap1 gene encoding target of rapamycin complex 2 subunit MAPKAP1 isoform X1, with the protein MAFLDNPAIILAHIRQSHVTSDDTGMCEMVLIDQDVDLEKCQLALVPGSNCGSGYLSEEGSSVTDNHAGDLSQSMDITSSWDFGIRRRSNTAQRLERLRKERQNQIKCKNIQWKERSSSQSVEDLGSVFEKRDFKDRPRLTGTKSTLSLRLEQCPQQLNNPFNEYSKFDGKGHIGTTATKKIDVYLSMQMAQEKVHPMTVVTIANARVHDLIGLICWQYTSEGREPKLNENVNAYCLHIAEDDGEVDTDFPPLDSNEPIHKFGFSTLALVEKYSSPGLISRQSLFVRINAAHGFSLIPVDSLKVTMKEILQKALKKRKGSQKGSGPMYRLEKQTEPNVAVDLDLTLESQSTLEFCLVRENSSRGEESSEEDPPVDITTVQDMLSSHHYKSFKISMIHKLRFTTDVQLGISGEKVEIDPVTNQKASTKFWIRQKPISIDSDHLCACDLVEERSPTHAIFKLTYLSNHDYKPLYFESDASAVNEIVLKVNYILESRASTSRADYFAQKQRKLSRRTSFSFQKEKKTGQ; encoded by the exons ATGGCTTTCTTGGACAATCCAGCCATTATTCTGGCCCACATCAGACAGTCCCATGTTACCAGTGATGATACAGGAATGTGTGAGATGGTACTGATAGACCAGgatgtggatctggagaagtgCCAGCTGGCTCTGGTACCTGGCAGCAACTGTGGGTCAGGCTACCTGAGTGAAGAGGGCAGCAGTGTGACGGATAATCATGCTGGTGACCTTTCCCAGTCCATGGACATCACCTCCAGCTGGGACTTTGGTATCCGTCGGCGTTCTAACACAG ccCAAAGACTTGAAAGGCTAAGGAAAGAACGGCAGaaccagatcaaatgtaaaaacattcaGTGGAAAGAGAGGTCTTCATCCCAGTCAG TGGAAGATCTGGGGTCTGTGTTTGAGAAACGTGACTTCAAAGACAGGCCCCGGTTAACAGGTACTAAATCCACCCTTTCACTGCGACTGGAGCAGTGTCCCCAGCAGCTCAACAACCCCTTCAACGAATACTCCAAATTTGATGGCAAG GGCCATATTGGCACAACAGCTACAAAAAAGATCGACGTCTACCTTTCAATGCAGATGGCTCAAGAGAAAGTACATCCAATGACAGTGGTGACTATCGCAAATGCCCGTGTCCATGACCTCATCGGGCTCATCTGTTGGCAGTACACAAGCGAGGGACGAGAACCCAAACTCAA TGAGAATGTGAACGCCTACTGTCTCCATATTGCAGAGGATGATGGTGAGGTGGACACAGACTTCCCTCCACTTGACTCCAATGAGCCAATCCACAAGTTTGGTTTCAGCACGTTGGCCTTGGTGGAAAAATACTCCTCTCCTGGTCTCATATCCAGACAGTCGCTGTTTGTCAGAAT AAATGCTGCGCATGGTTTTTCTCTGATACCTGTGGACAGTTTGAAGGTAACTATGAAGGAAATTCTCCAGAAAGCACTCAAGAAGAGGAAAGGCTCACAGAAAGGCTCAG GGCCAATGTATCGCCTAGAGAAGCAGACAGAGCCGAATGTCGCAGTAGACCTGGACTTGACACTGGAGAGTCAAAGCACCCTGGAGTTTTGCCTTGTCAGAGAAAACA GCTCTAGGGGAGAGGAGAGTTCAGAGGAGGACCCTCCTGTTGACATCACCACAGTCCAAGACATGTTGAGCAGTCACCACTACAAGTCCTTCAAGATCAGTATGATCCACAAGCTACGCTTCACCACAGATGTCCAGCTAG GCATTTcaggagagaaggtggagatTGATCCTGTTACCAATCAGAAGGCCAGTACTAAGTTCTGGATACGGCAGAAACCCATCTCTATTGACTCAGACCACCTCTGTGCCTGTGACCTTGTAGAGGAGAGAAGCCCCA CTCATGCAATTTTTAAGCTAACCTATCTCAGCAACCATGATTACAAGCCCCTCTATTTTGAGTCTGATGCTAGTGCTGTCAATGAAATAGTGCTAAAG GTGAACTATATCTTGGAGTCGCGTGCCAGTACCTCTCGGGCTGATTACTTTGCTCAGAAGCAGCGGAAACTGAGCCGCCGGACCAGCTTCAGCTTccagaaggagaaaaagacTGGCCAGTAG
- the mapkap1 gene encoding target of rapamycin complex 2 subunit MAPKAP1 isoform X2 has translation MAFLDNPAIILAHIRQSHVTSDDTGMCEMVLIDQDVDLEKCQLALVPGSNCGSGYLSEEGSSVTDNHAGDLSQSMDITSSWDFGIRRRSNTAQRLERLRKERQNQIKCKNIQWKERSSSQSVEDLGSVFEKRDFKDRPRLTGTKSTLSLRLEQCPQQLNNPFNEYSKFDGKGHIGTTATKKIDVYLSMQMAQEKVHPMTVVTIANARVHDLIGLICWQYTSEGREPKLNENVNAYCLHIAEDDGEVDTDFPPLDSNEPIHKFGFSTLALVEKYSSPGLISRQSLFVRINAAHGFSLIPVDSLKVTMKEILQKALKKRKGSQKGSGPMYRLEKQTEPNVAVDLDLTLESQSTLEFCLVRENSSRGEESSEEDPPVDITTVQDMLSSHHYKSFKISMIHKLRFTTDVQLGISGEKVEIDPVTNQKASTKFWIRQKPISIDSDHLCACDLVEERSPSELYLGVACQYLSG, from the exons ATGGCTTTCTTGGACAATCCAGCCATTATTCTGGCCCACATCAGACAGTCCCATGTTACCAGTGATGATACAGGAATGTGTGAGATGGTACTGATAGACCAGgatgtggatctggagaagtgCCAGCTGGCTCTGGTACCTGGCAGCAACTGTGGGTCAGGCTACCTGAGTGAAGAGGGCAGCAGTGTGACGGATAATCATGCTGGTGACCTTTCCCAGTCCATGGACATCACCTCCAGCTGGGACTTTGGTATCCGTCGGCGTTCTAACACAG ccCAAAGACTTGAAAGGCTAAGGAAAGAACGGCAGaaccagatcaaatgtaaaaacattcaGTGGAAAGAGAGGTCTTCATCCCAGTCAG TGGAAGATCTGGGGTCTGTGTTTGAGAAACGTGACTTCAAAGACAGGCCCCGGTTAACAGGTACTAAATCCACCCTTTCACTGCGACTGGAGCAGTGTCCCCAGCAGCTCAACAACCCCTTCAACGAATACTCCAAATTTGATGGCAAG GGCCATATTGGCACAACAGCTACAAAAAAGATCGACGTCTACCTTTCAATGCAGATGGCTCAAGAGAAAGTACATCCAATGACAGTGGTGACTATCGCAAATGCCCGTGTCCATGACCTCATCGGGCTCATCTGTTGGCAGTACACAAGCGAGGGACGAGAACCCAAACTCAA TGAGAATGTGAACGCCTACTGTCTCCATATTGCAGAGGATGATGGTGAGGTGGACACAGACTTCCCTCCACTTGACTCCAATGAGCCAATCCACAAGTTTGGTTTCAGCACGTTGGCCTTGGTGGAAAAATACTCCTCTCCTGGTCTCATATCCAGACAGTCGCTGTTTGTCAGAAT AAATGCTGCGCATGGTTTTTCTCTGATACCTGTGGACAGTTTGAAGGTAACTATGAAGGAAATTCTCCAGAAAGCACTCAAGAAGAGGAAAGGCTCACAGAAAGGCTCAG GGCCAATGTATCGCCTAGAGAAGCAGACAGAGCCGAATGTCGCAGTAGACCTGGACTTGACACTGGAGAGTCAAAGCACCCTGGAGTTTTGCCTTGTCAGAGAAAACA GCTCTAGGGGAGAGGAGAGTTCAGAGGAGGACCCTCCTGTTGACATCACCACAGTCCAAGACATGTTGAGCAGTCACCACTACAAGTCCTTCAAGATCAGTATGATCCACAAGCTACGCTTCACCACAGATGTCCAGCTAG GCATTTcaggagagaaggtggagatTGATCCTGTTACCAATCAGAAGGCCAGTACTAAGTTCTGGATACGGCAGAAACCCATCTCTATTGACTCAGACCACCTCTGTGCCTGTGACCTTGTAGAGGAGAGAAGCCCCA GTGAACTATATCTTGGAGTCGCGTGCCAGTACCTCTCGGGCTGA